GTAATCTGTACACCACcgcaatatatttaaaatacagcAATCAATATGTGACTGAAGTGTTAAGTTTTAGCTTTAATTCACAAATACAGCCATATTTACATAGTCTCTCATCTATATGGACAAACTAACATAAATATAAGgattatttttcagttaatGACCATTTGAAGTCTAGAACCCATGAACATCACCAAACGCTGTTTTCTCCCTTGAGATGCTTTGCTGGGTATGTACTGCAGCCTCCTTTAGTTGCTGcttgtttgtgggtttttctgcCTTCAGGTTTGTCTTCAGTAAGTGAAAAGAATGCTCAGTTGTGTTGAAGTCAGGTAAGTGACTCTACCATTTAAGAACATTAaattttttgccttaagaaGCTCTTGGGTTGCTTTTGCTGTGTGATTTAGGTTATTATTCATCTCTACCTTTCAGCACCAGCATATCAGTTTTGCAGGATTTGAGTGAATCTGACAGCAGTCACATCATTTGTAAACACCAATGACCCAATTCCACCGACATCTATACATTCTCATACCataacactgcctccaccatgtTTAACAGATGATGTGCTACACTACAGCCCTACATTTCCTTCTCTATATGCTTTTCTGTACATCTTACTGGTACATGTTaatcttggtttcatctgacCAAAGAATGTTGTTTCAGAACTAGGcagtttttttatgttttctacTTAACTCTAAGAGAGCAACATATTGTGAAGTTGATTTTCTTCACCAaagaaataattatttacaatCATAAATTTTTAGTTGTTTTCTGAGGTCTTTAAAGCCTTTTGATGTTTCTGAGTTCACCAGtacattctttctttttaaaaatgtacaaaatctttCTGATCGGTCTGTTCACTACTGCTCAAGAAGCTGCTTACCTACACTTCAATCACATCTTGATTACTTCATTTCAGATCCACTGTGGTGGTGTACATGGTCAAAATTACTCATGGACCTGGCTGTAATACACTGTCTAAGATTTATCAGTCtgttacataaaaaataattatttaaaatatttatcattCACAGGcagtaaatatttattgtatttttggtGAACTGTCTCTGTATTCACTGCTGAATAccattgttatttttaatttatgatGTCGTAGTTTGCAGTTCTAGCTGACACAGGTGGATATTCTCCAGGGGATTGATACTTTCACGTCTCACTGTGACATGTGATTCCCCTGTCTCTGTGttgctttgtttctttttatctcTTTGGACTTTGCTCACTGTTTGACTGCTGGACGCTTTGAATTTTCTGATGCCAATTTGTTCACGGAATCCCTTGCAAAAGACAAAATATATCAGGGGATCCATGCATGCATTGAGCACTGAAAGCAGAACTGTGACCTCCtttataatgtaaaacaacTTGGCTGAAATACCACATCTTTGTAACAGCGGGTTTAGGAAGGCATATGGGAGCCTCACTAGGTGGTAGGgcacaaagcacacacagaacaccaccACAAGCACTAGCATGTTGCGCTTAGACCTGCCCAGTTTACCCTGGCTCCTTTGGCTCTGCATGGGGGTGTGGGCATGTCGAAGCCTTCGCACTGTGCCCCAATAGAACAGAATCAGGGACACCAGCACAAAGGCGAAGATGAGTGCAAAAACGCAGTGGATGATCTTGTAAACCATGTTGACCTGATGGCTATGCAAGGATTCACAGCCGATGGCATGCGGATTTGGAGCAGCTCCCCAGGATGTgctcagaaacacaacagtgtaAATTAAAGCCATTGTAGATAAGGAAGTCCATGTTATAATGGAGATACAGCATGCAGCATGGGCTGTCTGCAGCATATGAGTCTTTAACGGATATGCAATCTTTAAAAacctaaagaaataaaaacagtgatTACTTTGACTGTTCTGTTCTTTTTATTGTACAATAGAAGCATTTCTCCTAGTAAAGTAGAATTTCAGTGAATATGGTGTTATCACTACATGTGGGGTTAAATTACCAAGACCTGTTATCTACATGCATTCTGAAACACATAGTCTTTTGCACAAGACTTCATGTTTAGGTACCTGTTTACAGCGATATATTCCATGAAGAGAATGCTGGCATACATGTTGAGATAGAAGCCTGAAGCACCAAAACTGCAGTAAATAAGTCGCATGGTTGTAGATTTGTTAGTATAATTGGCAATGCTCAAAGGCAAAACAAGGCAGAGGAAGAAGTCAGCTGCAGCCAGGTTCTTTAGGTATACCGTGACACTGGACTGAAATCGTAGACTGGTGCAGTAATACACTCGCATGGTGATGGTGTTCAATGCTAAACATACAAGGAAGACTGTTGAgtaggaaaaaatgaaaaaaggatGGGCTGGCACCTCTGACAGGCCACAGGAGTCCAGTATTGaatttgttgtgtttgatgctgtGCTCTCATTCAAAGCAGTGACTGTCAGTGTCATTTTATAACTGCATAAAGGAGATATAGAGATTATATTAGAACAAACTGCTCTCTATTACCTCACTTGCATGATTTCTGACTAGTTTGGTGACGTTGCTGCTATacttgcatgtgtgtgcatgtatgtgtggaTGAGGGAGAAAGCCAGATACACCAGTTAATTTAAGTTGGCTAGACAAACATTTAGGGAACTGAAAAGGATGTTAAAAGTTTCAGAACTGAAATGTTTCTTTCAAGGGACTGATGGTTTCCTTTCAGCATCTTCTCTTTTTATTGATCTGTCTCATGCATACCTTATACATTCTCCGTGCCAACTTGAACATTTaactaattttttaaaaacagttaaCTTTGGCCATCAGACAAGTAAAATGTGACAGATTAGAAGATTTAAAACAAGCAGATAAATATTTTAAGCATTAAAATATTATActatttgtttttcagatttgCTGGTATTTGTactctcatttattttttgataaactGAAGtattgtatgtatataaaacaaTGTTTGCATagttatttgcatttattttcctCCCATTATATACAGTAGAATGCTTGGGCacagctttttattatttaatgaaaaaaatataaacttattatcagttacagtgtgatatgtGTTCCATATATGAATCATGCATCATGTAATTTAAAAGTAACCATTTAAAAAGACCTTTTTACTAAAGTCATtgtcattccattcattcatatcgtctattttgtgtgtatgttaaatTTGATGCTGAGACCTGATACATACTGCAAAACTGAAACGTTTGAAATTTAAGATCTCGTCTGTCATCTGTGGTTAATTATGGTTAATTAAGTTTTACAAGGTTTTAATAATGTACTTACCTTTGCAGTCATCTCCAGTCATGAAGAGCACAGCAGTGCTGCTATCTCTGTGCTTCCTTCTTAAACAAGGTAGGTTGGTTTCTATGCAAAAAATGCCTTTGTCTATGAGACAGAAGTGATTGTGATAATAGTTTTGACTGATGCACTGTTATCTTCCATCTCAACTGAAGATAACAGATAAAGTTGTAGACCTGCCCCCAACCCCCAGTGCTTTGCATGGTTTCCTGAAAACATTATTCTTCATTGTTGTAATGACAGATGGTTTAATCTGAGACATTTATGTACATGTTTATGCTAGGATAGAAAGTACATTGTATATCACCCTTAAGGCAAAGCAGAATTATTTGTGTTTCCTGTAAATCCACGGGTTTCAGAACCATATCATGGAATACCGCCTGACCTAATTACCCAACTACaataatcagctaattaacagcCCATCTTGAGTTTAAGAGGAACTGTTTGCAGGTAAACACTGATATGCACAATGGGGTGTATTCTACTCTAAGGTTGGGAACTTGTGCTGTAGGTCATTGTTTCTGCTTGTAGGTTTATACAGAAGGCTGTAATGTCAAGTGTTTTGATCAATCTCACTGTCAGATGACAACGAGGCAATATTAAGAGCTTGTTAGATCAGCAGTAATGACTGGAAGCCCCAGAGAGATATATAAGGTGTGAGGTTTGCATATTATGTGTCTATGTGCTGCCCACTTCTGGAATCTGTTTCCAAATTCAACTACACTCAATATAATTTTGAAGCTCAAAAACAGCTGAAGTTCTGTTTGGTAGCCAGATTTTCCCCACCAAGACCTGCATGCAAGGATGGCACAAATACATTGGCTTCTACAGGCTTTTAAGTAgatttggagcatggctgtgaagatgtgttcattcagccacaagagcaggGGCAATCTTAATACAGCATACAAAGTATACAAGATATTTACTCTAAATATTTCTTTGCCTACTTAAACCACAAAGTGTACATTAATTGCCTTTCTCCCACCATAGGATCTCCATCTGTAGACATACAGAGTGTGCACTTTAACATGTCCCActagtgtctttttttatttatttgtttatttatttaaaggggCTATGCTGAAGTATGAACTCCTGCAAACTGAGTAACTCAAACCATGAGCCAAACAGCTGGAGTACTGAAAAAGTTTAATATTGAAAAGCGTATTGTATTGTCATGTTGTAATGTATttctcaaatatttatttatttgtctttatttgtttactttgtaGAAAAGACAAATGACTGAGTTTAAAAAGGGTCAAATGTAAATTGTGCC
The window above is part of the Hemibagrus wyckioides isolate EC202008001 linkage group LG17, SWU_Hwy_1.0, whole genome shotgun sequence genome. Proteins encoded here:
- the LOC131367694 gene encoding P2Y purinoceptor 14-like, translated to MTLTVTALNESTASNTTNSILDSCGLSEVPAHPFFIFSYSTVFLVCLALNTITMRVYYCTSLRFQSSVTVYLKNLAAADFFLCLVLPLSIANYTNKSTTMRLIYCSFGASGFYLNMYASILFMEYIAVNRFLKIAYPLKTHMLQTAHAACCISIITWTSLSTMALIYTVVFLSTSWGAAPNPHAIGCESLHSHQVNMVYKIIHCVFALIFAFVLVSLILFYWGTVRRLRHAHTPMQSQRSQGKLGRSKRNMLVLVVVFCVCFVPYHLVRLPYAFLNPLLQRCGISAKLFYIIKEVTVLLSVLNACMDPLIYFVFCKGFREQIGIRKFKASSSQTVSKVQRDKKKQSNTETGESHVTVRRESINPLENIHLCQLELQTTTS